From the Salipiger sp. CCB-MM3 genome, the window CCACCCGCCGCTTCTGCCAGCGCGGCGCCGGACCCCCGCGTGGTGGTGCGCGACGATGCCGGTGGGCCGCTGCGTCCGCGGCTGCGACAGGTGCAGCGGCTGCGCGCGCAAGGCGCGCGGGTCGAACTGCGCGGGCGCTTCTGCAACTCCGCCTGCACACTTCTGCTTGGCGCGGGCAATGTCTGCGTCTCGTCGCAAACGCAGTTCGGCTTTCACGGCCCGCACTATCTTGCCGGAACGATGAGCGCTGATCGCTTCGACCATTGGTCCACCCGCATGGCAGAGACCTACCCGCCCCCGCTGCGCGGCTGGTTCCTGTCTCGCGCACGCTTTGCAGGCCCGGTCCCGCTCACACTCACCGGGGCCGAGCTGATCGCCATGGGGGTCGCGCCGTGCTGACCGGGGATCGCAGCGCCGCGGGAACCACGCCCAAGGCCGCCGCGTTTACCGGATGAACCCCGATGGAGGCTGCGCCGGTGCCGGAACAACGCAAGATCTGTGTGATTCTGAACGAACATTCCGGGGACCACCCCGACAAGCAAAGCCGCCGAAAGACGCTCAACGCGCTTTTCGAGCGCTACGGGCTGGAGGCTGAACTGATCGGTCTGACCCCCGAGAAATCCATTCTCGACACTGCGCGCAAGGCCGCGAACAACGGCTGCGGCATCCTTGTGGCCGCGGGCGGCGACGGCACCATCGGCGCGGTCGCCACTGCCGCCCATGAGGCCGGTGTCACCATGGGGGTGATCCCGCAGGGCACGTTCAACTATTTCGCCCGGGGCCTCGACATCCCCGAGGAACCCGAAGGCGCCGTCGCGGTGCTGGCCACGGGCCGCATGCGCGAGATCAGCCTCGGCGAGGTCAACGGCGAGGTGTTCCTCAACAACGCCAGCCTTGGGATCTATCCGCTGATCCTGCGCACGCGCGAGGGTGTCTATCAGCGCTGGGGCCGGTCGCGCGTCGCCGCCTATTGGTCGGTGATCCTCGCGCTCGCCGGCTTCCGCCACCCGCTGCGCATGGAGGTCACCGTGGATGGCCGCAAAAGCCGCATCCGCACGCCGCTCGCCTTCGTGGCCAACAGCGCCTATCAGCTTGACCAGTTCAATCTCGACGGCGGCGATGCGATCCGCGACGGGGATTTCGTGCTCTTCACCTCCAAAGGCAGCAGCCGCTGGGACCTGATCCGCGCCTCGGTGCGCCTCGCCATGGGCAAGGCGCAGAAGGGCGAGGAGTTTGGCTTTGTCACCGGGCGCGACATCACGCTGCGCACCGATCGCCCGCGCGCGCTGGTCGCCCGCGATGGCGAAAAGGAACTGATGGAGACCCCGATCCGCTTCTGCCGCCGCGAGGCACCGCTGCGCGTCATGGTCCCGTCCGACAATACCCCCACCGAGAATACCCCGACCGAGAATACCCCGACCGAGCAAACTGCGGCATGACCCGACTGATCCACATCTCTGACCTGCATTTTGGCCGCGACGCGCCCGAGCTTCTTGATCCGCTGCTGCGCGCGGTCAACCGCGCCAAGCCAGACCTCGTTGCAGTCACCGGCGATTTCACACAGCGCGCCCGTCGCAGCCAGTACCGCGAGGCCCGCGCGTTTCTGCGCAAGCTGAGCGCGCCTTGGATGGCGGTGCCCGGAAACCACGACGTCTCGCTCGACAATCTCTGGCTGCGCTTCGTTCGCCCCTACCGCCGCTACCGCCGGTTCATCACCGAAGACATGATGCCGGTGAAACAGCTGCCGGGGCTCACCGTCGTGGGCTTCAACACCGTCGACCGCTTCCGCTGGCAGCGCGGCAAGATCCGCTGGCTGCAGATGCGCAATGCCTGCCGCATCTTCTCGGAAAGCAAGGGGCTTAACGTGGTGCTCGCCCACCACCCGTTCGAACAGGATGCGGATGTGGACAAATCGCTGATGCGCGATGCCGATCAGGCGATCGAACGGCTGTCGGAATGCGGCGCGCATCTGGTGCTGTCGGGCCATCTGCATCGCTGGCGGACAGAGCCGTTCCTGTCGCGCAAACATGGCGCGCAGGTGCTTCAGGTGCATGTGGGCACGGGGCTGTCGACCCGGCGGCGCGGGCAAGAGAATGATTTCGCCATCCTCGATCTGCAGAGCCACAGCGCCGAGATCCGCCGCATGGTCGCCCGCCATGGCCATTTCGACGAGGCCGAGCGGCGGCTCTACCACTTCGGCGAGCAAGGCTGGGCGCGCGCCGAGGCCTGAGCGTGCCGCCTCGGAACCGCTGCGCCGCAGCGACGTTGGTCCGGCAAGAGCATGGCACACATGCGCCACCGTCAGGAGAGGCCGAGATGAGCCAAGAGACGCAAGACCGCACGCATCAACATGACGTCGCCCACCCGCATGACGTGCGCGCCGGGCCGGGCGACGCGGGCGCTTGGGATCGCCCGGCGCCCCTGCCCCGAGACCCCGAGCCGCGCAGCCGTGGGTGGAAATCGCTGGTCCTGTTCTGCGCCCTCGCGCTGGTCGCGCTGCTGATCATCAGCGTCTTTGGCGCGGCCCCCTGAAGGGGCCGCCTGACAGGGCCACCCGACAGAGCCTCCGCGCTCCTCAGATCACGCCCGCGACCATCAGCGGCACCAGCACCGCCGCCGCCAGCGTGACGCAGCCCACCGTCGCGAAGAGCCCATCCCGCACCAGCATCGCCGTGGCAAAGCACAGCACCGTCACGCCGAGGATCGACGACGAGAAGGGCACCAGTTCCAGAAACGGCATCGCCAGCCCGCAGAGCACGCAGATCAGCTGCAGCACCTTGCGCATCGGCCCCGAAGTCATCACCCGCAGGCGCCGTTTGGCATGTTTGTCGAGCCAGTCGCTCAGCTTCCGCAGCTTATCCATCGCCTTGCGCGCTTTGGCGCCGTCGAAACTGCGGCTCATCAAGAAATCGGGCAGCCACAGATAGCGCCGCGAGATCAGCATTTGCCCCGCGATGAAGGCGATGAGCAGGCCGCAGAACGTCGAGAACAGCGGAATCCCCGACAGCGGCGAGACCACCAGCAGCGCCGGCACCATCAGCGCCGGCAGGAACGAGCTTTCGCCAAAGCTCTCAACCAGATCGCGCAGCGAAACCTTATCGCCCGAGGCCGCGTCCCGCAGCCGGTCGACGATCTCGCCCACCGGTCGCGAGGATTGCTCGACGGGCGCCTCCTGCACCGCGCTGCTGCTGCTCATGTTGCGCCGTCCTTCGTCGCTAGCCTCGGTAAATGGTCACCCGGCAAACGCGAACGCCCACACTGCGGTTCCCCGAAAGGTTCCGCGGCGCGGGCCCCGCAGAGCGCGCCCAGCACGCTCATTCCGCCGCGTCGCGTCGCGGCAGCACCCAATCGGGGCGTGGGAAGTGGCAGGTGTAGCCGCCAGGATAGCGCACAAGGTAATCCTGATGCTCCGGCTCGGCCTCCCAGAAGTCGCCCACCGGCTCTACCTCGGTCACCACCTTGCCCGGCCAGATGCCAGAGGCCTCGACATCGGCGATGGTCTCCAGCGCCTCTGCCTTCTGCGCCTCATCGACGTAATAGATCGCCGAGCGATAGCTCATCCCCAGATCATTGCCCTGACGGTTCAGCGTGGTCGGATCGTGGATCTGAAAGAAGAACTCCAGCAGGCGGCGATAGGAGGTCTTCTCGGTATCAAACCAGATCTCAATCCCTTCGGCATGGGTGCCGTGATTGCGGTAAGTGGCGTTGGGCACGTCACCCCCAGTATAGCCGACACGGGTTTCGGCCACCCCCGGCAGCTTGCGGATCAGATCCTGCATGCCCCAGAAACACCCACCTGCGAGAACTGCGCGCTGCAAGCTCATGCCACATCCTCCACCTGATCGAGGTAAGCGCCGTAGCCCTCGGCCTCCATGTCATCGCGATGCACAAAGCGCAGCGAGGCCGAGTTGATGCAATAGCGCAGCCCGCCGCGGTCCACTGGTCCGTCGGGGAACACATGCCCAAGGTGCGAGTCGCCGTGAGTCGAGCGCACCTCGGTGCGGATCATCCCGTGGGTGGTGTCACGCAGCTCGGCCACATGCGCGGGCTCGACCGGCTTGGTGAAGCTCGGCCAGCCGCAGCCGCTTTCGTATTTGTCGGACGAGGCAAAGAGCGGCTCGCCAGAGACGACATCGACGTAGATGCCCGGCTCTTTGTTGTCGAGATACTTGCCGGTGCCCGGCCGTTCGGTGCCGTTTTCCTGCGTGATGCGATACTGCTCGGGATCGAGCGTCGCGATCACGTCGGGATTGCGTTCATAGGTCGCCATGGAATGTCTCCGCTCGTGGTCTTGCCTCTAAGATGGGGCCCGTTGCCGCCAATGCAAAGCCCCCCTGAACAAGCGCCTGACCAAGCGGCTGCCCGCCTGCCCGTCCCTGCGCCCATCCTTGACGGCGCCGATTGCCGTAAGGGCAGCCGGAACCGGCGCTCCGCCGCCGCCCCTGCCCCATGGGTTCCGGCAATCCCCCGCCGGTTGGCACCTGCGGTGCGGCCGCAGGGATCCGAACCCCGCCCTCGCGCATTATCTGCATGACCGGCGCCGTGAAACGCGCCATCGCAACCGACCAAAGGATGCTTAGGAGACCGCCATGACCCTGCGTTCCACCACGAAATTCGGCCTCGCCGTTCTCACCGCCGCCTCGCTTTCGGGCGCGGCCCTTGCGCAGTCTTCCGGCACCGAAGACCCCGCGACGCAAAGCGAGACGCCGCTCGCCAGCAATGAGATGACCGAAAGCACCGGCGCCAGCGGCTCGGGCGTGACCGACACCACGCCGACCGCGACCACCACCACCGCCGACCTCGACGCCGAGGTGCCGCAAAGCTACGGGCAGGTGATCTCCTCGCTGCACAACGCCGATCTGGCGATGGCCGACCCCGAGACCGTGACCGAAGCCACGCGGCTCAACATCCACGCGCTGAGCGAACTCAAGGGGCAGGCCAACGAAAGCGCCGTGGCACTGGATGACGCGCTGGCCGAGGCCGGGCCGCAACTGCGGGCGTTGCGCGAGCTGATGTCGGGCAATGACGAGCTGACCGCGCAACTGGACGCCGAAGGCTATGATGTGGACGATGTGATCGGGGTCTACGCGGGCAGCGACAGCATCGAGCTGCTGGTCGACGACCGCGACTGATCAGCGCCACAGAAATCCGCGCTTCGGCGCGGCCACCGGGACTTACCTCAAGAGCCCGGCGGCCCTCCATGCCCATGGCGTGGGGGGCCGATTTTTGCACCCGAGGCTCGCACAGGCACGCTGCAAACACCCCCGTTCACACACCGTGTGTCGCGATCCCGTGAGCGTCCTTGCGCCGTATCGCCCCGCTGCCCATCTTTCCCGGCAGGAGGCACGTACCAATCCTGTCAGAGCCTCCGGAACCAAGACCCTCGTGGGCGTCGGTGCCATCCCTCGGCACCGGCGCTTCCGGGTCCTTCAGAGCCCCTGCAACCGCATCGCCGCCCATCGCGCCGCGTCCCGCACGGTCTCGTCCGGATCGTCGCAGAGCGCCAGCGCAGAGCCCCGCAGATCCCCCCGCCCGGAATTGCCGATGGCATAAAGCACATTGCGCACGAAGCGGTCGCGCCCGATCCGCTTGATCGGCGAGCCGGAAAACCGCGCTCGGAACCCCGCATCGTCCAGCGCCGCAAGCTCGGCCAGCGGCGGCGCCAGCAGGTCCTCGCGGGCGTGATATTTCACCTCCGCCGCGCGCTCGGCAAATTTGTTCCACGGACAGGCCGCGAGGCAATCGTCGCAGCCGTAGATGCGGTTGCCCATGAGCGCGCGCAGGTCTTCATCCACCGGGCCGTGATGCTCGATGGTCAGGTAGGAGATGCAGCGCCGCGCGTCGATCTGATAGGGCGCGGGAAAGGCCTGCGTCGGGCAAGCATCCAGACAGGCCCGGCACGAGCCACAATGGTCGCGCTCGGCAGCATCCGCCGGCAGATCCAGCGTGGTGAAGATCGAGCCCAGAAAGAACCACGAGCCCAGCTCGCGGCTCACAAGATTGGTGTGCTTGCCCTGCCAGCCCAAGCCCGCCGCCTGCCCCAGCGGCTTTTCCATCACCGGCGCAGTGTCGACAAAGACCTTGATCTGCGGCGCATCGCCCTCGCGCCCCGCCGCGTCGATGAGCCAGCGCCCCAGCCGCTTCAGCCGCTTCTTCACCACGTCATGATAATCGCGGTTCTGCGCGTAGACCGAGATCGCCGCCTGCTCCGGGCACTCCAGCACCGCCCGCGGATCATGCTCCGGCCCATAGTTCTCGGCCAGCATGATCACCGACCGCGCCTCAGGCCAGAGCGCCGAAGGATCGCCGCGCCAATGGGTGCGCTCGGCCATCCAGCCCATCTGCCCGTGACGCCCCGCCTCGAGAAACTCCGCCAGCCGTCCGGCCGCCTCCGGCACATCCCACGGGCGGCAGATGCGGCAGGCGGCAAAGCCCACCTCCGACGCCTCCGCCAGCAGCCGTGCCTTCAGATCATCCAAGCGTCCGCCCTTCCTCTTGGCGAAAATATCCCGGGGGTGAGGCGCGCCAGCGCCGAGGGGGCAGCGCCCCCTCCTCGATGCCCCTCCCAACAAGCCTCGGTAATCCGGCCTCAGAAGTCGAGATCGGCGTAATGCGCGGGCTGCGGGAAGCCGGGGATTTGATCGGCGAGGATCGAGCGGAAGGCCGGGCGCGATTTGATCTTGGCGTACCAATCCTTCACCGCCGCCGAGCGGTTCCAATCCACGTCCGAGATATAGTCGAGCGACGACAGATGCGCCGCGGCGGCGAAATCCGCCAGCGTCATCACGTCTCCCGCCAGCCAGCGCCGGTGGTCGAGCAGCCACGCCATGTAATCGAGGTGATATTTGATCGCCTTGGCCCCGGCCTTCACGTTCTTGCTGTCGGGAAAGCCGGTCTTCATGATCTTCTTGTTCACCCGCTCGTAGAGCAGCTTCGAAGTGACCTCATTGTGGAACTTGTCGTCGAACCAGCCGACGAGGCGGCGCACCTCGTAGCGCGCATCGGGCGAACGCGGCAGCAGCGCGGGCTCGGGGTATTTCTCTTCGAGCCATTCGCAGATGGCGGCGCTTTCGGACATGGTCTTGCCGTCGATGCGCAGCACCGGGACCTTGGCCGCCGGGTTGCGGCGCAGGAAATCCGCGTCCTGCTCCCAGTAGCGCTCTTCGACCAGCTCACATTCGATCTTCTTTTCTGCGAGGCTCAGGCGGACCTTGCGGCAGAACGGCGAAAGCGGCACGTGGTAAAGCTTGGCCATATAAGACTGCGGCTCCGAATGCTGTGGGAAATCTCTCGCCTGTTTGCCGTGAAAGCGGCGGCGTTTCAACAGGGCATGAGGACACGGGCGGGTGATGGCCGGATGTGGCCCCGGTTGGGAGGCGGTTTCGGGGGCGCTGCCCCCGCCGCGCTCTGCGCGGCTCCCCCGGCGTATTTTTAAAGAGAAGAAGCCCCTGGCGGCGAAACCCTGCGCGGCGGCTTATTCGAAACAGGCCGCGCGCCCGTCACGGGCGATGGTGGCGGCGCCGTCGCGGATCTGCGCGGCGCGGCGCTGCACGAAGTTCGACGGGCGCGACGCCGAGCGGTCCTTGGGATCGGGCAGGATCGCCGCGAGCCGGGCCGCCTGCGTCGAGCTGAGATCGGCTGGCGCCACGCCGAAGTAATGCCGCGCGGCGGCCTCGACCCCGAAGACGCCCTCATCGAACTCGGCGACATTCATATAGACCTCGAGGATCCGGCGTTTCGGCCAGAGCGCCTCCATCAGCGGGGTGATCGAAGCCTCCAGCGCCTTGCGCGGCCAGCTGCGCCCCTGCCAGAGGAAGGCGTTCTTCACCACCTGCTGGCTGATCGTCGAGGCGCCGCGGTTGCCGCCCTCGGCGATGGCGGCGCGGATCGCCCGCATGTCAAAGCCCCAATGGGTGCAGAAATTCGCATCCTCGGCGGCGACCAGCGCGCGCATCATCACCGGCGCCACATCCTCGGCATCGACCCAATCATAGGCCACCGGCTGGCCGAGCCTGCGGCCCTCGCTCCACATGTAGAACGTGCCGGGCGGGTTGATGAAACGGTAGCTCAGCACCGCCAGCACGGTCAGCGCCACCAGCAGCAGCGCCGCCTGCACCGCGCGCCGCACCAGCCCGCCGAGGGGCTTTGACCGCGATGCGGCCCCGCCCGCCTTGCCGGGTTTGCCAGACTTGCCGGTCTTTCTCGATTTGCCTGCGGTGTTTTTTGCTGCGCGCGCCATGGCGCCAGACTTACACGTCGCGGCGGGCATGGAAAAGCATCTCGCGCATCCAGCAAAGGGAAACGCCCGGACCTATGGCCCGGGCGCTGCGATCTTTGCGATGGCGGTGGCGGTGGCGGATCACTCCGCCGGAACCGCCATGTCCTGCTCGATGCCCAGCGGGTGGGCGATTTTGTCGAGCATCTCGCGCGGGCAGACCTGCAGGAACTTGTCCTTCTCGGTCACCCAGTTCTGCAGGATGTCCAGCGCCTTGCGGCTGCCGGTCTCTTGCGCATGGCGCTCGACCATGCCCTTGAGTTCCGCTTCCCAATGCTCTTCGGCCACCGGGCAGGTCACGAGGCTCTCCATGTTCATCAGGTCGGGCGCCAGCCCTTCGGGATCATAGAGATAGGCCATGCCGCCGGTCATGCCCGCGCCGAAGTTGGCGCCGATCGGGCCGAGGATCACCGCAAGACCGCCGGTCATATACTCGCAGCCGTTGGTGCCGCAGCCTTCGACCACCACTGTCGCGCCGGAGTTGCGGACCGCGAAACGCTCGCCCGCCTTGCCCGCGGCGAAGAGATAGCCGTCGGTCGCACCGTAGAGCACCGTGTTGCCGATGATCGTGTTCTCGGACGCGGTGAGCGGCGACATCATCGGCGGACGCACCACGATGGTGCCGCCCGACAGACCCTTGCCCACGTAGTCGTTGGCATCGCCCGACACTTCCAGCTTCAGACCCGGAGCCGCGAAGGCGCCCAGCGACTGGCCGGCAGAGCCGGTGAGCTTCACGTGCAGGTGGTCGGGCTGCAGCGCGTTGCGCATGCCGAACTTGCTGACGATATGGCTCGAGGTGCGCGTGCCCACGGTGCGGTGCGTGTTCTGCACCGCGTAGGACAGCTGCATCTTCTCGCCGTCTTCGAGGAAGCGGCTGCCGTCGCGAACGATCTCGGCGTCGAGCGTGTCGGGCACCACATTGCGGCCCTTCGAGCGGTCGTAGACGATGTCGTCGGCCCCATCCACGCGGATCAGCAGCGGGTTGAGGTCGAGATCGTCGAGATGCTCGGCCCCGCGGCTGACCTGGCTCAGCAGGTCGGCACGGCCGATCACGTCGTTCAGCGAGCGCGCACCGATGGAGGCGAGGATCTCGCGCACTTCGGTGGCGTAGAAGGTGATCAGGTTCACCACCTTCTCGGCGTTGCCGGTGAACTTGTCACGCAGCTCCGGATCCTGGGTACAGACGCCCACCGGGCAGGTGTTCGACTGACACTGGCGGACCATGATGCAGCCCATGGCGATCAGCGCGGCGGTGCCGATGCCGAACTCCTCGGCGCCCAGCATCGCGGCCATGACGATGTCACGCCCGGTGCGCAGGCCACCGTCGGTGCGCAGCGTCACGCGGTCGCGCAGCTTGTTCATCGCCAGCACCTGATGCGCCTCGGTGAGACCCATCTCCCACGGCAGACCCGCGTATTTGATCGAGGTCGCCGGCGAGGCACCGGTGCCGCCGTTGTGGCCCGAGATCAGGATGACGTCGGCCTTGGCCTTCGCCACGCCCGCAGCGATCGTGCCGACGCCCGAGGAGGCCACCAGCTTCACCGTCACCTTGCAGCGCGGGTTGATCTGCTTGAGGTCGTAGATCAGCTGCGCCAGATCCTCGATCGAATAGATGTCGTGGTGCGGCGGCGGCGAGATCAGCGTCACGCCCTTGGTCGAATGGCGCAGCTTGGCGATCAGCTCGGTGACCTTCATGCCGGGCAGCTGGCCACCCTCGCCGGGCTTGGCGCCCTGCGCGACCTTGATCTCAAGCTCTTCGCAGTGGTTCAGGTATTCGGCAGTGACGCCGAACCGGCCCGAGGCCACCTGCTTGATCTTCGCCGAGGGGTTGTCGCCGTTGGGCTCGGGCACGAAATGTGCCGGATCCTCGCCGCCCTCGCCGCTGTCGGACTTGGCGCCGATGCGGTTCATCGCGACGTTCAGCGTCTTATGCGCCTCGGGCGACAGCGCGCCGAGCGACATGCCGGGGGTGACGAAGCGCTTGCGGATCGAGGTGATGCTTTCCACCTCTTCCAGCGGGATCGCATTGCCCATCGGCTTGAAGTCCAGCAGGTCGCGCAGGTGGATCGGCGGGTTGGCCCGCATCGCCTTGGAGTAGGTCTTCCACAGCTCGTAGCTCGACTTGTTGCAGGCCGCCTGCATCAGGTGCATCGACTGCGCACCCCATGCGTGGGTCTCGCCCGACTTGCGCGCCTTGTAGAAGCCGCCGATCGGCAGCACGTCGCGGCCACCCTTGAAGCCAAGCGCGTGCACCTCTTCCGCCTTCTGCTGGATGCCGTGCACACCGATGCCCGAGATCCGCGACAGCATGCCGGGGAAATACTCGGCGCACATGGCGCGCGACAGGCCCACGGCCTCGAAGTTGAGACCGCCGCGGTAGGACGAGATCACCGAGATGCCCATCTTGGACATGATCTTCAGCAGGCCCTGATCGATCGCCTCGCGATAGCGCGCGACGTTCTCGGTCAGCGAGCCGTCCAGCAGGCCGCGCTCGATACGGTCGGCAATGCTGTCCTCGGCCAGATAGGGGTTCACGATGGTCGCGCCGCAGCCGACGAGAACCGCGAAGTAATGCGGGTCGATACATTCCGCCGAGCGCACACCCAGCGAGCAGAACGTCCGCAGACCCTTCTTGGTGAGCCAGCTGTGCACCGCCGACGTGGCGAGGATCATCGGCATGGCGACCTTGCCTTCGCCCTGATGATGATCGGTCAGCACGATGTGGCCGCCGCCCGAGCGCACGGCATCCTCTGCCTCGGCCCGGATGCGGGCCAGACCGTCACGCAGCGCGCCCTCACCGGCACCGGCGGGGAAGGTACAGTCGATCTCGACCAGCCCGGCGTTGAAGTGCTGGGTCAGCTCGTCGAACTGCGCGTTGGCCACGAAGGGCGTGTCCAGAACGAGGATCTCGGTCTGCGCCGAGCTCTCGTCGAGCACGTTCTTGAGGTTACCGAAGCGGGTCTTCAGCGACATCACTCGGAATTCGCGCAGGCTGTCGATCGGCGGGTTGGTCACCTGGCTGAAGTTCTGGCGGAAGAAGTGGCTCAGCGGCCGGTACTTCTTGGACAGAACCGCAGACGGCGTGTCGTCGCCCATCGAGGCGAGCATTTCC encodes:
- a CDS encoding diacylglycerol/lipid kinase family protein — its product is MILNEHSGDHPDKQSRRKTLNALFERYGLEAELIGLTPEKSILDTARKAANNGCGILVAAGGDGTIGAVATAAHEAGVTMGVIPQGTFNYFARGLDIPEEPEGAVAVLATGRMREISLGEVNGEVFLNNASLGIYPLILRTREGVYQRWGRSRVAAYWSVILALAGFRHPLRMEVTVDGRKSRIRTPLAFVANSAYQLDQFNLDGGDAIRDGDFVLFTSKGSSRWDLIRASVRLAMGKAQKGEEFGFVTGRDITLRTDRPRALVARDGEKELMETPIRFCRREAPLRVMVPSDNTPTENTPTENTPTEQTAA
- a CDS encoding metallophosphoesterase family protein; this translates as MTRLIHISDLHFGRDAPELLDPLLRAVNRAKPDLVAVTGDFTQRARRSQYREARAFLRKLSAPWMAVPGNHDVSLDNLWLRFVRPYRRYRRFITEDMMPVKQLPGLTVVGFNTVDRFRWQRGKIRWLQMRNACRIFSESKGLNVVLAHHPFEQDADVDKSLMRDADQAIERLSECGAHLVLSGHLHRWRTEPFLSRKHGAQVLQVHVGTGLSTRRRGQENDFAILDLQSHSAEIRRMVARHGHFDEAERRLYHFGEQGWARAEA
- a CDS encoding exopolysaccharide biosynthesis protein; the encoded protein is MSSSSAVQEAPVEQSSRPVGEIVDRLRDAASGDKVSLRDLVESFGESSFLPALMVPALLVVSPLSGIPLFSTFCGLLIAFIAGQMLISRRYLWLPDFLMSRSFDGAKARKAMDKLRKLSDWLDKHAKRRLRVMTSGPMRKVLQLICVLCGLAMPFLELVPFSSSILGVTVLCFATAMLVRDGLFATVGCVTLAAAVLVPLMVAGVI
- the msrA gene encoding peptide-methionine (S)-S-oxide reductase MsrA, producing the protein MSLQRAVLAGGCFWGMQDLIRKLPGVAETRVGYTGGDVPNATYRNHGTHAEGIEIWFDTEKTSYRRLLEFFFQIHDPTTLNRQGNDLGMSYRSAIYYVDEAQKAEALETIADVEASGIWPGKVVTEVEPVGDFWEAEPEHQDYLVRYPGGYTCHFPRPDWVLPRRDAAE
- the msrB gene encoding peptide-methionine (R)-S-oxide reductase MsrB — its product is MATYERNPDVIATLDPEQYRITQENGTERPGTGKYLDNKEPGIYVDVVSGEPLFASSDKYESGCGWPSFTKPVEPAHVAELRDTTHGMIRTEVRSTHGDSHLGHVFPDGPVDRGGLRYCINSASLRFVHRDDMEAEGYGAYLDQVEDVA
- the queG gene encoding tRNA epoxyqueuosine(34) reductase QueG, producing MDDLKARLLAEASEVGFAACRICRPWDVPEAAGRLAEFLEAGRHGQMGWMAERTHWRGDPSALWPEARSVIMLAENYGPEHDPRAVLECPEQAAISVYAQNRDYHDVVKKRLKRLGRWLIDAAGREGDAPQIKVFVDTAPVMEKPLGQAAGLGWQGKHTNLVSRELGSWFFLGSIFTTLDLPADAAERDHCGSCRACLDACPTQAFPAPYQIDARRCISYLTIEHHGPVDEDLRALMGNRIYGCDDCLAACPWNKFAERAAEVKYHAREDLLAPPLAELAALDDAGFRARFSGSPIKRIGRDRFVRNVLYAIGNSGRGDLRGSALALCDDPDETVRDAARWAAMRLQGL
- the fzlA gene encoding FtsZ-binding protein FzlA; its protein translation is MAKLYHVPLSPFCRKVRLSLAEKKIECELVEERYWEQDADFLRRNPAAKVPVLRIDGKTMSESAAICEWLEEKYPEPALLPRSPDARYEVRRLVGWFDDKFHNEVTSKLLYERVNKKIMKTGFPDSKNVKAGAKAIKYHLDYMAWLLDHRRWLAGDVMTLADFAAAAHLSSLDYISDVDWNRSAAVKDWYAKIKSRPAFRSILADQIPGFPQPAHYADLDF
- the mtgA gene encoding monofunctional biosynthetic peptidoglycan transglycosylase, producing MARAAKNTAGKSRKTGKSGKPGKAGGAASRSKPLGGLVRRAVQAALLLVALTVLAVLSYRFINPPGTFYMWSEGRRLGQPVAYDWVDAEDVAPVMMRALVAAEDANFCTHWGFDMRAIRAAIAEGGNRGASTISQQVVKNAFLWQGRSWPRKALEASITPLMEALWPKRRILEVYMNVAEFDEGVFGVEAAARHYFGVAPADLSSTQAARLAAILPDPKDRSASRPSNFVQRRAAQIRDGAATIARDGRAACFE
- the gltB gene encoding glutamate synthase large subunit translates to MTTFDANWVAAEEAKRKWMEENGLFREEHEHSSCGVGLVVSIDGKPSRKVVEAGITALKAIWHRGAVDADGKTGDGAGIHVQIPVSFFYDQIERTGHAPRKGELMAVGQVFLPRTDFGAQETCRTIVETEVLRMGHYIYGWRHVPVSVECLGEKANATRPEIEQILISNAKGVDEETFERELYVIRRRIEKAAAAAGINGLYIASLSCRSIIYKGMMLAEQVAVFYPDLQDERFESAFAIYHQRYSTNTFPQWWLAQPFRMLAHNGEINTIKGNTNWMKSHEIRMASATFGEMAEDIKPIIAHGASDSAALDAVFEVLVRAGRNAPMAKTMLIPEAWSKQAVELPQAWLDMYSYVNSVMEPWDGPAALAMTDGRWVCGGLDRNGLRPMRYVVTGDGLLIAGSEAGMVPVDESTVREKGALGPGQLIAVDMEEGKLYHDTEIKDRLAASQPFGEWVGKITELDESLGKVAEKPLFTGGELRKRQIAAGYSIEELEQSLSAMAEDGKEMLASMGDDTPSAVLSKKYRPLSHFFRQNFSQVTNPPIDSLREFRVMSLKTRFGNLKNVLDESSAQTEILVLDTPFVANAQFDELTQHFNAGLVEIDCTFPAGAGEGALRDGLARIRAEAEDAVRSGGGHIVLTDHHQGEGKVAMPMILATSAVHSWLTKKGLRTFCSLGVRSAECIDPHYFAVLVGCGATIVNPYLAEDSIADRIERGLLDGSLTENVARYREAIDQGLLKIMSKMGISVISSYRGGLNFEAVGLSRAMCAEYFPGMLSRISGIGVHGIQQKAEEVHALGFKGGRDVLPIGGFYKARKSGETHAWGAQSMHLMQAACNKSSYELWKTYSKAMRANPPIHLRDLLDFKPMGNAIPLEEVESITSIRKRFVTPGMSLGALSPEAHKTLNVAMNRIGAKSDSGEGGEDPAHFVPEPNGDNPSAKIKQVASGRFGVTAEYLNHCEELEIKVAQGAKPGEGGQLPGMKVTELIAKLRHSTKGVTLISPPPHHDIYSIEDLAQLIYDLKQINPRCKVTVKLVASSGVGTIAAGVAKAKADVILISGHNGGTGASPATSIKYAGLPWEMGLTEAHQVLAMNKLRDRVTLRTDGGLRTGRDIVMAAMLGAEEFGIGTAALIAMGCIMVRQCQSNTCPVGVCTQDPELRDKFTGNAEKVVNLITFYATEVREILASIGARSLNDVIGRADLLSQVSRGAEHLDDLDLNPLLIRVDGADDIVYDRSKGRNVVPDTLDAEIVRDGSRFLEDGEKMQLSYAVQNTHRTVGTRTSSHIVSKFGMRNALQPDHLHVKLTGSAGQSLGAFAAPGLKLEVSGDANDYVGKGLSGGTIVVRPPMMSPLTASENTIIGNTVLYGATDGYLFAAGKAGERFAVRNSGATVVVEGCGTNGCEYMTGGLAVILGPIGANFGAGMTGGMAYLYDPEGLAPDLMNMESLVTCPVAEEHWEAELKGMVERHAQETGSRKALDILQNWVTEKDKFLQVCPREMLDKIAHPLGIEQDMAVPAE